Proteins from a genomic interval of Streptomyces fodineus:
- a CDS encoding GvpL/GvpF family gas vesicle protein, producing MTGLRYVYAVCRPFGTPLQSQLTGVGGAPPGLLHHHGLIAVVSQVPEADFGEEALKAHLEDLDWLSATARAHQGVIDALTTVTTPLPLRLGTVFRDCSGVRTMIEAREEDFRRTLDRLEGRVEWGVKLYLEPEPEPEPEPESAPAGPAAEPRPGSGRDYLRRRRTSTHAQEERWQRAEAFARTLHERLSRNSEDSRLHAPQNSALSTVPGRNVLNAAYLVPRAHSEEFVELVDRTKDEAPGIRVELTGPWAAYSFVGEAAP from the coding sequence ATGACCGGACTGCGCTACGTCTACGCCGTCTGCCGCCCCTTCGGCACGCCCCTGCAGTCCCAGCTCACGGGCGTCGGCGGTGCTCCGCCGGGGCTGCTGCACCACCACGGGCTGATCGCGGTCGTCAGTCAGGTCCCGGAGGCCGACTTCGGCGAGGAGGCGCTGAAGGCGCACCTGGAGGATCTGGACTGGCTGTCCGCGACCGCCCGCGCGCACCAGGGTGTGATCGACGCGCTCACCACCGTCACCACCCCGCTGCCACTCCGGCTCGGGACCGTCTTCCGGGACTGCAGTGGGGTGCGCACCATGATCGAGGCTCGTGAGGAGGACTTCCGGCGCACCCTCGACCGGTTGGAGGGCCGGGTGGAGTGGGGCGTGAAGCTCTACCTGGAGCCCGAGCCCGAGCCCGAGCCCGAGCCCGAGTCCGCTCCCGCCGGGCCGGCCGCCGAGCCCAGGCCCGGGAGCGGACGGGACTATCTGCGCCGGCGGCGGACGAGCACCCACGCCCAGGAGGAGCGGTGGCAGCGCGCCGAGGCCTTCGCCCGGACGCTGCACGAGCGCCTTTCCCGGAATTCCGAGGATTCCCGGCTGCACGCCCCACAGAATTCCGCGCTTTCAACGGTTCCCGGCAGGAACGTCCTCAATGCGGCCTATCTGGTGCCCCGCGCGCATTCCGAGGAATTCGTGGAACTTGTGGACCGCACCAAGGATGAAGCACCCGGAATCCGGGTGGAACTCACCGGACCCTGGGCCGCCTATTCCTTCGTCGGGGAGGCGGCGCCGTGA
- a CDS encoding hydrophobic protein — MVPILLVLLLALILFGAGFAVKILWWIALAVLVVWLMGFLVRSTTADGGRGRWYRW, encoded by the coding sequence ATGGTTCCCATCCTGCTGGTACTGCTTCTGGCACTCATTCTCTTCGGAGCCGGATTCGCGGTGAAGATTCTCTGGTGGATTGCCCTGGCTGTGCTGGTCGTCTGGCTGATGGGCTTCCTGGTCCGCAGCACGACCGCGGACGGCGGCAGGGGTCGCTGGTATCGGTGGTGA
- a CDS encoding gas vesicle protein: MTTPGRFPEPYGHGSGANLADILERVLDKGIVIAGDIRINLLDIELLTIKLRLIVASVDKAKEMGIDWWETDPALSSRARRDELTRENVELRERLARLEELELGRAPKEAP, encoded by the coding sequence ATGACGACGCCCGGCCGGTTCCCCGAACCGTACGGCCACGGCAGTGGCGCCAACCTCGCCGACATCCTCGAGCGCGTGCTCGACAAGGGCATCGTGATCGCGGGTGACATCCGGATCAACCTGCTCGACATCGAGCTGCTGACCATCAAACTGAGGCTCATCGTCGCCTCGGTCGACAAGGCGAAGGAGATGGGCATCGACTGGTGGGAAACGGACCCGGCGCTCTCCTCCCGGGCCCGCCGCGACGAGCTGACCCGGGAGAACGTCGAGCTGAGAGAACGGCTGGCCCGGCTGGAAGAACTGGAGCTGGGCCGTGCGCCGAAGGAGGCCCCATGA
- a CDS encoding gas vesicle protein: protein MTVVERREIALVDLLDRLLAGGVVITGDITLRIADVDLVRIDLNALISSVNEAVPSPFEEPV from the coding sequence GTGACCGTCGTCGAACGACGCGAGATCGCACTCGTCGACCTGCTCGACCGGCTGCTGGCCGGCGGGGTCGTCATCACCGGCGACATCACCCTGCGGATAGCCGACGTCGACCTGGTCCGCATCGATCTGAACGCGCTGATCAGCTCGGTGAACGAGGCGGTCCCCTCACCCTTCGAGGAGCCGGTGTGA
- a CDS encoding gas vesicle protein K — translation MTPRNRLDLEPDTVERDLVKLVLTVVELLRQLMERQAVRRFDTGELTEEQEERIGLTLMLLEERMAELRERYGLRPEDLNLDLGPLGPLLPRD, via the coding sequence GTGACCCCGCGCAACCGACTCGACCTGGAGCCCGACACGGTCGAGCGCGACCTGGTGAAACTGGTGCTCACCGTGGTGGAACTGCTGCGCCAGCTGATGGAACGGCAGGCCGTGCGCCGCTTCGACACCGGTGAGCTGACCGAGGAGCAGGAGGAGCGGATCGGGCTCACGCTGATGCTCCTGGAAGAGCGGATGGCCGAGCTGCGCGAGCGCTACGGCCTGCGGCCCGAGGACCTCAATCTGGACCTCGGGCCGCTCGGACCGCTGCTTCCCCGCGACTAG
- a CDS encoding type 1 glutamine amidotransferase domain-containing protein, whose translation MRIAFLVAPQGVEQVELTEPWKAVSDAGHEPVLVSTKPGTIQAFDHLDKGGTFDVDEVVGETSAGSFGGLVLPGGVANPDFLRMDDKAVAFVRDFFDQSRPVAAICHAPWTLVEADVVRGRVLTSWPSLRTDIENAGGTWVDEPVKICDQGSNQLVTSRKPDDLKAFCDAFVHVLAGAAG comes from the coding sequence ATGCGTATCGCGTTTCTCGTGGCGCCGCAGGGCGTCGAACAGGTCGAGCTGACCGAGCCGTGGAAGGCGGTCTCCGACGCCGGGCACGAGCCGGTGCTGGTGTCGACGAAGCCGGGGACGATCCAGGCGTTCGACCATCTCGACAAGGGCGGCACCTTCGACGTGGACGAGGTGGTGGGTGAGACGTCGGCGGGTTCGTTCGGGGGTCTCGTGCTGCCCGGCGGGGTGGCCAACCCGGACTTCCTGCGGATGGACGACAAGGCCGTCGCGTTCGTGCGGGACTTCTTCGACCAGAGCCGTCCGGTCGCCGCGATCTGTCACGCGCCGTGGACGCTCGTGGAGGCGGATGTCGTACGGGGCAGGGTGCTGACGTCCTGGCCGAGTCTCAGGACGGACATCGAGAACGCGGGCGGCACCTGGGTGGACGAGCCGGTGAAGATCTGCGATCAGGGCTCCAACCAGCTGGTGACCAGCCGCAAGCCGGACGATCTGAAGGCGTTCTGCGACGCGTTCGTGCACGTGCTCGCCGGAGCGGCCGGCTGA
- a CDS encoding histidine phosphatase family protein: protein MRLLLVRHGETPSNLHHLLDTAVPGPALTPLGQAQAAALPEALADEDIEALYASTLLRTRLTAAPLAAARGLEVIVRDGIREVSAGELEMLPGESAEGRVYMRTVFAWADGDTTPRIPGGESGEEALARYDAVVAEAAASGAGTVAMVSHGAAIRMWTAARADNVDVPFAAARPLANTGVVVLEGSPSDGWKALSWEGATVEPAGEPGPTGEPVDTAG from the coding sequence ATGCGCCTGCTCCTCGTCCGTCACGGTGAGACCCCGTCCAACCTGCACCATCTGCTGGACACCGCCGTGCCCGGACCGGCGCTGACCCCGCTCGGCCAGGCGCAGGCCGCCGCGCTGCCCGAGGCGCTCGCCGACGAGGACATCGAGGCCCTGTACGCCTCCACGCTGCTGCGCACCCGGCTCACCGCCGCCCCGCTGGCCGCCGCCCGGGGACTTGAGGTGATCGTCCGCGACGGCATCCGCGAGGTGTCCGCGGGCGAGCTGGAGATGCTGCCCGGTGAGTCCGCCGAGGGCCGCGTGTACATGCGCACGGTCTTCGCCTGGGCCGACGGCGACACCACGCCGCGCATCCCCGGCGGAGAGAGCGGCGAGGAGGCGCTGGCCCGGTACGACGCCGTCGTGGCGGAGGCCGCCGCGAGCGGCGCCGGCACCGTCGCGATGGTCAGCCACGGCGCCGCGATCCGCATGTGGACCGCCGCCCGCGCCGACAACGTCGACGTCCCCTTCGCCGCCGCCCGCCCCCTGGCCAACACCGGCGTGGTCGTCCTGGAGGGCTCCCCGTCCGACGGCTGGAAGGCCCTGTCCTGGGAGGGCGCCACGGTGGAACCGGCGGGGGAGCCCGGGCCGACCGGGGAGCCGGTCGACACGGCGGGCTAG
- a CDS encoding ABC-F family ATP-binding cassette domain-containing protein encodes MGHLEAAHLEYHLPDGRTLLGDVSFRVGEGAAVALVGPNGAGKTTLLRLISGELKPHGGTVTVSGGLGVMRQFVGSVRDETTVRDLLVSVAPPRIREAARAVDEAEHAVMTVDDEAAQLSYAQALADWAEARGYEAETLWDMCTTAALGMPYERAQWRQVSTLSGGEQKRLVLEALLRGTDEVLLLDEPDNYLDVPGKRWLEEQLKQTRKTVLFVSHDRELLARAAEKIVSVEPGPAGADAWVHGGGFATYHEARRERFARFEELRRRWDEKHAQLKKLVLSLRQAASVSHELASRYAAAQTRLRKFEEAGPPPEPPREQDITMRLKGGRTGVRAVTCQGLELTGLMRPFDLEVFYGERVAVLGSNGSGKSHFLRLLAGEDVAHTGEWKLGARVVPGHFAQTHAHPELQGRTLLDILWKEHSQDRGAAMSRLRRYELTQQAEQPFDRLSGGQQARFQILLLELAGATALLLDEPTDNLDLESAEALQEGLEAFEGTVLAVTHDRWFARSFDRYLVFGSDGRVRETAEAVWDERRVERAR; translated from the coding sequence ATGGGACATCTGGAAGCCGCGCACCTCGAGTACCACCTCCCCGACGGGAGGACCCTGCTCGGGGACGTGTCCTTCCGGGTCGGCGAAGGCGCCGCCGTCGCCCTGGTCGGCCCGAACGGCGCCGGCAAGACGACCCTGCTGCGGCTGATCTCCGGCGAGCTGAAACCACACGGCGGCACCGTCACCGTCAGCGGCGGCCTCGGCGTGATGCGCCAGTTCGTCGGCTCCGTACGGGACGAGACGACCGTTCGCGACCTGCTCGTCTCCGTCGCCCCGCCCCGCATCCGCGAGGCCGCCCGGGCGGTCGACGAGGCCGAGCACGCCGTCATGACCGTCGACGACGAGGCCGCCCAGCTGAGCTACGCGCAGGCCCTCGCCGACTGGGCCGAGGCGCGCGGCTACGAGGCCGAGACCCTGTGGGACATGTGCACCACCGCCGCCCTCGGCATGCCCTACGAGCGTGCCCAGTGGCGCCAGGTGAGCACCCTCTCCGGCGGCGAGCAGAAACGCCTCGTGCTGGAGGCGCTGCTGCGCGGCACCGACGAGGTCCTGCTGCTGGACGAACCGGACAACTACCTCGACGTACCCGGCAAACGATGGCTGGAGGAGCAGCTCAAGCAGACCCGCAAGACGGTCCTGTTCGTCTCCCACGACCGGGAACTCCTCGCCCGCGCGGCCGAGAAGATCGTCTCCGTGGAGCCGGGCCCGGCCGGCGCCGACGCCTGGGTGCACGGCGGCGGCTTCGCCACCTACCACGAGGCCCGCCGGGAACGCTTCGCCCGCTTCGAGGAGTTGCGCCGCCGCTGGGACGAGAAGCACGCCCAGCTGAAGAAGCTGGTGCTGAGCCTGCGTCAGGCGGCCTCCGTCTCCCACGAGCTGGCCTCCCGGTACGCCGCCGCCCAGACCCGCCTGCGCAAGTTCGAGGAGGCCGGCCCGCCCCCGGAACCGCCGCGCGAGCAGGACATCACCATGCGCCTGAAGGGCGGCCGCACCGGCGTACGGGCCGTCACCTGCCAGGGACTCGAACTGACCGGCCTGATGCGGCCGTTCGACCTGGAGGTCTTCTACGGCGAACGGGTCGCCGTCCTCGGCTCCAACGGCTCCGGCAAGTCGCACTTCCTGCGGCTGCTGGCCGGCGAGGACGTCGCGCACACGGGGGAGTGGAAGCTGGGCGCCCGCGTCGTACCCGGCCACTTCGCGCAGACCCACGCCCACCCCGAACTCCAGGGCCGCACCCTGCTGGACATCCTGTGGAAGGAGCACTCCCAGGACCGCGGCGCCGCCATGTCGAGGCTGCGCCGCTACGAGCTGACCCAGCAGGCCGAGCAGCCCTTCGACCGGCTCTCCGGCGGCCAGCAGGCCCGCTTCCAGATCCTGCTGCTGGAACTGGCGGGCGCCACCGCCCTGCTGCTGGACGAGCCCACCGACAACCTCGACCTGGAGTCGGCCGAGGCCCTGCAGGAGGGCCTGGAGGCCTTCGAGGGCACGGTCCTCGCGGTCACCCACGACCGCTGGTTCGCCCGCTCCTTCGACCGCTACCTGGTCTTCGGCAGCGACGGCCGTGTCCGCGAGACCGCGGAAGCGGTCTGGGACGAACGCAGGGTGGAGCGGGCCCGCTAG
- a CDS encoding class I SAM-dependent methyltransferase, translated as MPRTRETAVYTHGHHESVLRSHTWRTAENSAAYLLGSLKPHMKILDIGCGPGTITADLAARVPDGHVTGADHAPGILEQARATADGRGLTNVDFAVADVHALDYPDDTFCVVHAHQVLQHVGDPVQALREMHRVTKPGGFIAVRDGDYAAMTWHPALAGLDDWLDLYERVARANGGEPDAGRRLKAWALAAGLTDITATSSTWTFSTPQERAWWSGLWADRTLASTYAERAVQGGHATEEQLRAVSEAWREWGRCEDGWFAALHGEILCRKEA; from the coding sequence ATGCCGAGAACGCGGGAGACCGCCGTCTACACGCACGGGCACCACGAGTCGGTGCTGCGGTCGCACACCTGGCGGACCGCCGAGAACTCCGCGGCCTATCTGCTCGGTTCCCTGAAGCCCCACATGAAGATCCTGGACATCGGCTGCGGCCCGGGCACCATCACCGCCGACCTGGCGGCACGGGTCCCTGACGGCCATGTCACCGGCGCCGACCACGCGCCGGGCATCCTGGAGCAGGCCCGGGCCACCGCAGATGGGCGCGGCCTGACCAACGTGGACTTCGCGGTCGCCGACGTGCACGCCCTGGACTACCCGGACGACACCTTCTGCGTGGTCCACGCCCACCAGGTGCTGCAGCACGTCGGCGACCCGGTGCAGGCGCTGCGCGAGATGCACCGGGTGACGAAGCCGGGCGGGTTCATCGCCGTACGCGACGGGGACTATGCGGCGATGACCTGGCATCCGGCACTGGCGGGCCTGGACGACTGGCTGGACCTGTACGAGCGGGTGGCCCGCGCCAACGGCGGCGAGCCCGACGCCGGGCGGCGGCTGAAGGCGTGGGCGCTGGCCGCGGGGCTGACCGACATCACCGCCACCTCCAGCACGTGGACCTTCAGCACCCCCCAGGAGCGGGCCTGGTGGAGCGGTCTGTGGGCCGACCGCACCCTGGCCTCCACCTATGCGGAGCGGGCCGTGCAAGGGGGTCACGCGACCGAGGAACAGCTGCGGGCCGTGTCGGAGGCGTGGCGGGAGTGGGGCCGGTGCGAGGACGGCTGGTTCGCGGCCCTGCACGGCGAGATTCTGTGCCGTAAGGAAGCCTGA
- a CDS encoding diguanylate cyclase produces MSRGQAAQIARGAAVDADVATTRFLLYGLLPGWFLPGLADWAMHRRTRIEDTAGTKESLIHSLMMAEVGLPIALTLRYRVNPKLLSTLLGAAAVHEVTAWWDVRTAVDSDREVRPAEQHIHSFLESLPFGALASLMCLHADEVRSLLRGGRGHPEAWRLRKRPRALSPGYLAGIGLAIGLCVVLPYGEELLRCRRAARRGKRPVRSGAAGSGTPVIGTAVGR; encoded by the coding sequence ATGAGCCGGGGTCAGGCGGCGCAGATCGCGCGGGGTGCCGCTGTCGACGCCGATGTGGCGACCACGCGGTTTCTGCTGTACGGGCTGCTGCCCGGCTGGTTCCTGCCCGGGCTCGCCGACTGGGCGATGCACCGGCGCACCCGGATCGAGGACACCGCGGGCACGAAGGAGTCCCTGATCCACTCGCTGATGATGGCCGAGGTCGGGCTGCCGATCGCGCTCACCCTGCGCTACCGGGTCAATCCGAAGCTGCTGAGCACGCTGCTGGGGGCCGCGGCGGTGCACGAGGTGACCGCGTGGTGGGACGTGCGGACGGCCGTCGACAGCGACCGGGAGGTCAGGCCGGCCGAGCAGCACATCCACAGCTTTCTGGAGTCGCTGCCGTTCGGCGCACTCGCCTCGCTGATGTGCCTGCACGCCGACGAGGTGCGCTCGCTGCTGCGGGGCGGGCGCGGGCATCCCGAGGCCTGGCGGCTGCGCAAGCGCCCGCGTGCGCTCTCGCCCGGCTATCTGGCCGGCATCGGTCTCGCGATCGGGCTGTGCGTGGTGCTGCCGTACGGCGAGGAGCTGCTGCGCTGCCGGCGGGCCGCCCGGCGCGGGAAACGGCCTGTGCGGTCCGGGGCCGCTGGTTCCGGGACCCCGGTGATCGGTACCGCTGTTGGAAGGTGA
- a CDS encoding DUF2795 domain-containing protein — MQRGSDRLNVHRDDEMKHELRGLLRSGHPTRVEEWHDPEPAADDDPEVWSGPVGGLGSPASLERVRSELARTLSRSSFPATARDVARMLRRQNAPGTLVDAVAALPHSARYENVQQLAEALASGR, encoded by the coding sequence ATGCAGCGAGGCAGTGACCGGCTGAACGTCCACCGGGACGACGAGATGAAGCACGAGTTGAGGGGCCTGCTGAGGTCCGGGCATCCGACGCGCGTGGAGGAGTGGCACGATCCGGAACCGGCCGCGGACGACGACCCGGAGGTGTGGAGCGGGCCCGTGGGCGGCCTGGGGTCGCCGGCGTCGCTGGAGCGGGTGCGGTCGGAGCTGGCCCGGACGCTGAGCCGCAGTTCCTTCCCGGCGACCGCCCGTGACGTGGCCCGGATGCTGCGCCGGCAGAACGCGCCGGGCACGTTGGTCGACGCGGTGGCCGCGCTGCCGCACTCGGCGCGCTACGAGAATGTGCAGCAGCTCGCCGAGGCGTTGGCGAGCGGCCGATGA
- a CDS encoding bifunctional phosphatase PAP2/diacylglycerol kinase family protein: MSPDLDLTDRTSGRDPLCRLLKLDGLLFEAAAAWHWPGAERVLPRLSRGANHGVLWFATAAAMAVSRTPRARRAAARGLASLSVASLAINTVGKRTVRRARPVLDPVPLVRQLKRQPITTSFPSGHAASAAAFATGVALESRAWGAVVAPVAFSVAASRVYTGVHFPSDVLAGAALGAGAAFLVRRLMPTRAQVRRRARSRAEAPALPEGDGLVMVANRGSGTADRIRGLLGALPKAEIVECAPEDVGDELAKAAARARVLGVCGGDGTVNAAARLALRHGLPLAVLPGGTLNHFAYDLGVEDERALARAVRHGEAVRVDAVRYRTGGGGEGLFLNTLSLGVYPELVRERERWSHRIGGWPAGLLGALRVLRADRHPLEVELGGRRRPLWLLFVGNGVYHRMGLAPGRRTDLADGLLDVRAVHGSRRPALRLLAAAAAGPLTRSPAHAAVQVSRLRLTGIAPGTPLAYDGEVTAVSGEVVLEKLPEALTVYRPLRVDF, from the coding sequence ATGAGCCCCGACCTGGACCTTACTGACCGCACGAGTGGCCGCGACCCGCTGTGCCGGCTGCTGAAGCTGGACGGCCTGCTGTTCGAGGCGGCCGCCGCCTGGCACTGGCCCGGCGCCGAGCGGGTGCTGCCCCGCCTCAGCCGCGGCGCGAACCACGGGGTGCTGTGGTTCGCGACCGCCGCCGCGATGGCCGTGAGCCGCACCCCGAGGGCCCGCCGGGCGGCGGCCCGGGGCCTGGCCTCCCTCAGCGTGGCCTCGCTGGCGATCAACACCGTCGGCAAGCGCACGGTGCGCCGGGCGCGGCCGGTGCTGGACCCGGTGCCGCTGGTGCGGCAGCTGAAGCGGCAGCCGATCACCACGTCGTTCCCGTCCGGGCACGCCGCGTCGGCCGCCGCCTTCGCGACCGGGGTGGCGCTGGAGTCCCGGGCGTGGGGTGCGGTGGTGGCGCCGGTGGCGTTCTCGGTGGCGGCCTCACGGGTGTACACGGGCGTGCACTTCCCGAGCGACGTGCTGGCCGGGGCGGCCCTCGGCGCGGGCGCGGCCTTCCTGGTACGGCGGCTGATGCCGACCCGTGCCCAGGTGCGCCGGCGGGCCCGGTCGCGTGCCGAGGCGCCCGCGCTGCCGGAGGGCGACGGGCTGGTCATGGTCGCCAACCGGGGCTCGGGCACCGCGGACCGGATCCGGGGGCTGCTGGGCGCGTTGCCGAAGGCGGAGATCGTCGAGTGCGCACCGGAGGACGTCGGCGACGAGCTGGCGAAGGCGGCGGCCCGCGCGCGGGTGCTGGGCGTGTGCGGCGGTGACGGCACCGTGAACGCGGCCGCACGGCTCGCCCTGCGGCACGGTCTGCCGCTTGCGGTGCTGCCCGGTGGCACCCTCAACCACTTCGCCTACGACCTGGGCGTGGAGGACGAACGCGCTCTGGCCCGCGCGGTCCGGCACGGGGAGGCGGTCCGGGTGGACGCGGTCCGGTACCGGACCGGCGGCGGCGGCGAGGGCCTGTTCCTGAACACGCTGAGCCTGGGCGTCTACCCGGAGCTGGTGCGCGAGCGAGAACGCTGGTCCCACCGCATCGGCGGCTGGCCGGCCGGGCTGCTGGGCGCGCTGCGAGTGCTGCGCGCGGACCGGCATCCGCTGGAGGTGGAGCTGGGCGGCCGGCGACGGCCGCTGTGGCTGCTGTTCGTCGGCAACGGCGTCTACCACCGCATGGGGCTCGCGCCGGGCCGCCGTACCGATCTCGCGGACGGACTGCTGGACGTGCGGGCGGTGCACGGCAGCCGCCGGCCCGCGCTGCGGCTGCTGGCCGCCGCGGCGGCAGGCCCGCTGACCCGGTCACCGGCACACGCCGCGGTGCAGGTCAGCCGGCTCCGGCTGACCGGGATCGCACCGGGCACCCCGCTGGCGTACGACGGCGAGGTCACGGCGGTGTCGGGAGAGGTGGTCCTGGAGAAGCTGCCGGAGGCCCTGACGGTGTACCGCCCACTGCGCGTGGATTTCTGA
- a CDS encoding thiamine pyrophosphate-requiring protein — MSTQVSDHILERLRAWGVDQVFGYPGDGINGLLAAWGRAEDQPRFIQSRHEEMSAFEAVGYAKFSGRIGVCAATSGPGAIHLLNGLYDAKLDHVPVLAIVGQTNRSAMGGSYQQEVDLHTLYKDVASDFVETVTVPEQLPNVLDRAIRTACARGCPTALIIPGDVQELDYSPPTHEFKMVPSSLGMSDYTATPTDEALRRAADVLNEGDKVAILVGQGAAGAVAEVQEIVELLGAGVAKALLGKDVLSDELPYVTGPIGLLGSRPSYELMRDCDTLLTIGSSFPYTQFMPDFGKARGVQIDIDAHMIGMRYPYEVNLVGDAQATLRRLIPLLRGDQGREWHDLVCANVKRWHETMDRRAGLAADPINPEYVARALDPLLPQDAILTSDSGSVANWYARHITMRPGMRGSLSGTLATMGAGVPYAIGAKFAHPDRPVVALVGDGAMQMNGLAEMITAAKYRDRWSDPRLVVGVWNNQDLNQVTWEMRAMEGAPSFLPSQEIPDVQYAAFARSLGLTGIRVEKPEDVESGWRAALEADRPCVIEFLTDPAVPPIPPHATWEQMEATAASILKGDADRGSVIKQGLKAKMQEFLPGRDRK, encoded by the coding sequence GTGAGCACCCAGGTCTCCGACCACATCCTCGAGCGCCTGCGCGCCTGGGGGGTGGATCAGGTCTTCGGCTATCCCGGCGACGGCATCAACGGGCTGCTCGCCGCATGGGGCCGTGCCGAGGACCAGCCGCGGTTCATCCAGTCCCGGCACGAGGAGATGTCCGCCTTCGAGGCGGTCGGCTACGCGAAGTTCAGCGGCCGTATCGGGGTGTGCGCGGCGACCTCGGGTCCGGGCGCGATTCATCTGCTGAACGGTCTGTACGACGCCAAGCTCGACCATGTGCCGGTGCTGGCGATCGTCGGCCAGACCAACCGGAGCGCGATGGGCGGCTCCTACCAGCAGGAAGTCGATCTGCACACGCTGTACAAGGACGTCGCCTCGGACTTCGTGGAGACGGTGACGGTGCCCGAGCAGCTGCCGAACGTGCTGGACCGGGCCATCCGCACGGCCTGCGCCCGGGGCTGCCCGACCGCCCTGATCATCCCCGGTGACGTGCAGGAACTGGACTACTCGCCGCCGACGCACGAGTTCAAGATGGTGCCCTCCAGCCTGGGCATGAGCGACTACACGGCGACCCCCACCGACGAGGCGCTGCGCCGGGCGGCGGACGTGCTGAACGAGGGCGACAAGGTGGCGATCCTCGTCGGGCAGGGCGCGGCCGGTGCGGTGGCGGAGGTGCAGGAGATCGTCGAGCTGCTCGGTGCGGGCGTGGCGAAGGCGCTGCTCGGCAAGGACGTGCTCAGTGACGAGCTGCCGTACGTGACCGGGCCGATCGGGCTGCTGGGCAGCCGGCCGTCGTACGAGCTGATGCGGGACTGCGACACGCTGCTGACGATCGGCTCGTCGTTCCCGTACACGCAGTTCATGCCGGACTTCGGCAAGGCGCGAGGGGTGCAGATCGACATCGACGCGCACATGATCGGCATGCGCTACCCGTACGAGGTGAATCTCGTCGGTGACGCGCAGGCGACGCTGCGCCGGCTGATCCCGCTGCTGCGCGGCGACCAGGGGCGCGAGTGGCACGACCTGGTGTGCGCCAACGTGAAGCGCTGGCACGAGACGATGGACCGGCGGGCGGGCCTCGCGGCCGATCCGATCAATCCGGAGTACGTGGCGCGGGCGCTGGATCCGCTGCTGCCGCAGGACGCGATCCTGACCTCCGACTCCGGTTCGGTGGCCAACTGGTACGCGCGGCACATCACGATGCGGCCGGGCATGCGCGGTTCGCTGTCGGGGACGCTGGCGACGATGGGGGCGGGTGTGCCGTACGCGATCGGTGCGAAGTTCGCGCATCCGGACCGGCCGGTGGTCGCGCTGGTCGGCGATGGCGCGATGCAGATGAACGGCCTGGCGGAGATGATCACGGCGGCGAAGTACCGGGACCGCTGGTCGGATCCGCGGCTGGTGGTGGGGGTGTGGAACAACCAGGACCTGAACCAGGTGACGTGGGAGATGCGGGCCATGGAGGGCGCCCCGTCGTTCCTGCCCTCGCAGGAGATCCCGGACGTGCAGTACGCGGCGTTCGCCCGCTCGCTGGGTCTGACCGGGATCCGGGTGGAGAAGCCCGAGGACGTGGAGTCGGGCTGGCGGGCGGCCCTGGAGGCCGACCGGCCATGTGTGATCGAGTTCCTCACCGACCCCGCCGTACCGCCGATCCCGCCGCACGCGACGTGGGAGCAGATGGAGGCGACGGCCGCGTCGATCCTGAAGGGCGACGCCGACCGGGGCTCGGTGATCAAGCAGGGCCTGAAGGCGAAGATGCAGGAGTTCCTGCCCGGCAGGGACAGGAAGTAG